CCTTCGCGATGCTGATGCGACCGGCCGGTGCGCCCACGCCCGAAACCGTGCCGATGGAACCGGTCAAGGCCTTCACCGAGGCGGGCCTGGCGGCGATGGCGGACCATTGGCCGCGCCCGTCGTTCTACGCCGCCATGCGCAGCGGCGACCTGTCGGCCAATCATGCCCACCACGATATCAACAGCCTGCAATTGCAGGTCGACGGCGAGTTGCTGCTGATCGATCCGGGCAGTCCGTCCTTCACGGCAGAGCATTTCGGAACGCAGCGAGCCAGCCTCTACCACGTGCAGGCCCGCGCGCACAACACCCTGACGGTCGGACGCCGCGACCACCAGATGGACAGCCAGGGCAGCATCGCCGCCTGGTCGTCCGACGCCGCCAGCCGCTGGGTCTCCTGCGACGCCCAGGGCGCCTGCGGCGACAACGTGCGCTTCCTGCGTCAGATCGTCATGCTGCTCGACGCCAAGGGCGCCGGCCAGAAGCTCATCGTGCTCGACGAGGTCGACAACGCCGTGCCCGAGCCGGTCGAGCTGTTCTGGCACACGCTGGGCGAACTGGACCTGGTCGAGCAGTCCGGCGCTATCATCGGCGCCAAGGCGGCTGTTCATTTCGCCATCGCCGCCAGTGTTCCCGTCGAGATGGATATCAGCACGCGGGGCGCCTTCCACGGCGGGCGGCATACGACGCTGTGCGCCTCGGCCGGCGGCGTCTCGCGCCTCCACATCGCCAGCGTGTTCTCGCGCCACAAGATCGCCGGCAAGGTCAGCATGGCCGAAACCGACGACGGAAAGATCGTTATCCATGCCGGCAAGGCGGCCGTAACGTTCGGGCGAATCCGCGGCGGGCTCAAACTCATTGAGGCGAAATTGGGCTGACCGGGTTCTTCTCCGCATGGGGAAGAAACCGACGACGAGGACGAGGACGACGACGAGGACGACAGACGCGTCCCGCCTCGATGTTAGCGGCGGAGCTTGCTCCGCGCGTTGGCATCGAGGAAACAACCGCGTCGAGCATCAGCCTTCGCCAAGGCTACGGCCTGACAAGAGCTCGCCCGCTAACGTAACGCCTCCTGGCACATCGCTTCGTCCTCGTCCTCGTCGTCGGTTGTTTCCCTCCCCCCTGCGCCGGCACAACTCTCATTGCACTCCCCGCGCGAGAGGGGTATATTCTTCTACATGGACGCTGGCACATACAGTGCGTTGGACAGTAATGTGCTGGTGCTGAACAGGCACTATGCAGCCGTTCATGTCGTCTCGGCCCGGCGGGCGATCACGATGTTGTTCAAGAACATCGCCGAGATCGTCTCCGTCGAGGACAGCCAGTACCTCTCCTACGACTTCGATTCCTGGCGCGCCGTCAGCGAGCACCGCGCCAAGTACCAGCGCGAGCACTACGACTGGGTGCGCTGCGTGAAGTTCGAGATCGCCGTGCCGCGCATCGTGCGGCTGCTGTTCTACGATCGCCTGCCCAAGATCCCCGTCAAGTTCACGCGCCGCAACATCTACGCCCGCGACCGCAACCGCTGCCAGTACTGCGGCAAGAAGTTCCCCACCACCGAACTGAGCCTGGACCACATCGTCCCGCGAAGCCGCGGCGGCGGGGCCTCCTGGACCAACATCGTCTGCTGCTGCGTCGCGTGCAACAGCCGCAAGGGCGGCCGCCTGCCCGACGAGGCCGGAATGAAACTCATTACCGAGCCCATCCGCCCCAAACGCTCCCCCGCCGTGACCCTGCGCCTGACGAGCATGAAATACGCCTCCTGGAAACAGTTCCTCGACGCGGCGTACTGGAACGTCGAACTCAAAGACTAACGATGCTTGGCACTGAGTTCTGCTTTGCCCTTGCGGCTTAGCGTCTTTCTCTTCTCGTTCAGTGCCTCCGCCGCTACTATTGCTCCCCATGAAAGCTGATCCCGATATCGCACCAGCAAAGCGTTCTCGCCTCAAGCGACTGATCCGATCGTTCTGCATTCTGGTGGTTCTTGCCGCGGCGGCCTGGGGCGGTTTGACGATCTGGATGCGCCAGGCGTCGCCGATGAAGGACCTGCCGGCGTGGATCACTCAGCGGCCGATCGCCCATCGCGGGCTGCACAACGCCGCCGCCGGGGCGCCGGAGAATTCGCTCGCCGCATTTCAGCGCGCCGTCGATGCGGGATACCCCATCGAAACGGACGTGCATCTGCTGACCGACGGGCGGCTGGCGGTCTTCCATGACTTCACCCTCAAACGCATGACCGGCGACCCGCGCGACGTGGCTGTTTGCACGTCGGCTGAAATCGTCGCCCTGCGTCTGGGCGGGACCGACCAGCACGTGCCGCTGCTGGAGGAGGTCTTGGCCCTCGTCAACGGCCGCGTGCCGATCCTGATCGAGATCAAAACCCGCAGCCGCACCGACCGCCGGCTGGAGAAGGCCCTGGCTGCCGCGCTGGACAAGTATTCCGGGCCGGTGGCGGTGCAGTCGTTCAATCCCTATTCGCTGAAGTGGTTCGCCAAGCACCGTCCCAATATCGCCCGGGGGCAACTGGCCACGGACTTCAACTCCCCCGACACCGCTGAACTGGACCTGCCCTGGTATCAGAAGACCGCTTTGCGACACCTGCTGCTGAGCGGGCAGAGCCGCCCGTCGTTCATCGCCTACGACGCCCGCGCCCTTCCGGCCTGGGCGGTGAACCAGAAGAGGGCCGCCGGCCTGCCCGTCCTGGCCTGGACGGTCCGTGCCAACGCCGACAAGTCCGCCGCGGCCGCCTACTGCGACAACATCATCTTCGAAGGCTGGATGCCGTAAACGTCAGGATCTTTGCCGATGCCGTCTTCACGCGCTGGCGGGTTCCTTTGCGGGCTGGGGCGGGGCGTTGGCGCTGATGAACCGCACCGCCGCGGCGGCGCCGGCGGCAAACAAGTACAGCGCCAGGATCATCAGTACGATGTTGGCGATGATCAGGGTGAGATTGCCGGGCACCGACAGCTTGAACGAGCCGATCGCGAAGGTCTGCCAAGGGGACTTGAAGTATCGGATCAGGAGCAGGATCAAGGCCGCTGCGGAGGTGATCAGCATGAGCACCGCCGGAACAATGGCGTACCAAGTCCGGCGTTTTCGCTGCAGTAGCCACAGGGCGGCCATCGACAGGACCATTGCCGCCAGCAGTTGGTTGGCCGTGCCGAAGATGCTCCAGAGGGCGTTGGCGCCGCCGGTCATGGCGAACAGCAGCATGAGACCCACCGCCAGCGCCGAGTTGACCCAGTAATGCCGCAGGATCAGGAAGAAGCCCCGCAGGGCGCCGGCGGCAATCCTGGGCGCCCGCGCGGGCATCGAACCGGTCGCCTGGGGCGTGGCGGGAATTCCGCCCGCGCCGCTGGGTCCGGATTCGCCTTCCGGCCAGTCCTGCCGCTCGCCGGCGCCTACCGGAAGGGCGAACACGTCGTAGTGGCCGAACATCGCCCGCCAGATTTCCTCGATGAGATACCGCATGAGGCGCACGGCTGTATCCAGCGTGGTGACCAGGAACCCCTCCAGCAGCACCATGCCCGCCAGCGCCCCGGCGACGATGGGAATGCCCAGGGCCATGTGGGCGGTGGTGCCCACGGCCATGGCGAAGACGACGACGGGATTGCTCGCGCCGGCCTTGGGATACACGTCGGCGATGTAGGGCTTCATGTCCATGCCGATGATGCACACGGCGATGACGCACACGGCCAGGAAGCTCTCCAGCAGCATCGCGTAGTAGCCGATCTGGCGGCTGGCGGTTTCGCTGGTGAGTTGTTTGCAGGTGGTTCCGCCGGCGCAGAGACTGTGGAACCCGCTGACGGCGCCGCAGGCAATGGTGATGAAGAGCATCGGCCACATCGGCAGACCCGAGAGGGCCTCGCCCTGGCTGATCGAAAGTGGGGGCACTTCGCGGGTCATCTCGACGGGCGCCGCCATGCGGGCGTGGCCGGCGGAGAAGACCTCGCCGCCGGCGGGCAGATGCAGCCCGCCCACCGCCGCTACCGCCAGCACCGCCACCAGGACGACCATGCCCACGTAGAGAATATGCACGTTGATGAAGTCGCGGCTTTGCAGGAAGATCCACACCGGCACGCCGGCGGCGATCAGCACGTATGCCGCCAGCATCAGTTGCCAAACCTGCGGCGACAAACTCACGGGGTAGTACAGCCCCGCCATGATCGAGACGGCGCAAACGCCGATGGCCAGCAGGCTGCACTTCCACACCCGGACCTTGCGCTTGATGTACAACCAGCCCACCAGCGGACCAAACGCCGTGATCAGAATGACGCTGGTCGAGGCGATCCCGCCGATCACGATCGCCGGCTGACCCTGAGCGCCGACGACCTGGCGAAACAGCGATGTCTCGGTGATCCCCAACCGCGCCATCTCCACCGTGCTGGTCAAGGCCGACGCCGACAGGTTCAGGAAAATCGCCGTCACCAGCGAGAGCATGACGATCAGGCACAGCACGAAGGCCACGAACGGCCCCGCGCCGAGCATCCGCCGCGCGATTCCGGCCATCGACTCCCCGTGCGTGCGCGTGGACATATACGTCGCCAGGTAGTCATGCACCGCCCCGAAAAAGATGCCGCCCACCAGCACCCACGCCAGCGCCGGCACCCAGCCGTAGACGATGGCCAGCACCGGTCCGATGATCGGTCCGGCCCCGGCGATGGAGGCGAAGTGATGAGCGAACACCACCGGCGTGGGCGTCGGCACGAAATCCAGTCCGTCGGCGTGCAGGGTGGCCGGCGTGGGGCGGGCGGGGTTCTCGCCCACCATCCGCGCCAGGAACCGCGAGTAAAAGCGCCCCGCCAACAGCAGCGCCGCCCCCGACAGCACCAGGATCCACAAGACACTCATCGCAAGATCTCCATAGAATTCCGGCAAGGGTTCACCGCAGAGATCGCAGAGGCCGCGGAGAAAGAATGGAAGAAGGGAAGGTGGAATTATTACATTCTTCCAACATTCCACCGTTCCAAGGTTTCTTCTACGTTTCTTACTCTGCGGTCTCTGCGATCTCTGCGGTGAATACCTAGAACAGCTTGCGCGTAATGACGATCGCGCGGCGGCCTTTGAACTGGCCCAGGCGGCCGGCGAACTTCGGCACGCCCGCCACGCGGATGATCACCTCGCCATCCGTGTCCAGGTCCGTCGCCAGCACGTCGCCGACCGACAGCGTCGCCAGCGTCTCGTCGCTGACGTTGAAGTCTTCCGTCGTCACGCGCAGCTCGATCGGTCCAGCCGGCGCCGGCGCCGCGGGGGCGTCGCCGCCGACGGGCAGGGCGTTTCGCATCGCCAGCCTCAGCACGCCGCTGCTGCGCCCCAGCGACACGCCCAGGCGCAGCACCGTCAGCAGATCGGCGGCGCCGCCGGGAGTCGTCGTCGGCGAGGCGCGCCATTGGCGGGAGTCGTCGGCGGCCTGGGCGGCCGCCTCGGCCGCGCGAGCCCCGAGACGCCGTTCGACCTCCGTCAGCGGACGCTGATCGATTGTCTCGGTCTTATCGCAGCCCAGCAGGCGGCAGGCGATGGCCAGCGCCAGGGGCGGCTCGATGTCGCACCAGGCGTCGGCCTGGGCGCCCTGCCCGGCATGCAGCGCATAACAGGCGCCCTGGCACGACTGGAAGAACTGTTCAGCAGGCTCGCGGGACAGGGCGGGGAAGAATATCCGCACGTCCGCGGCCAGCAGCTTTCCTGCCGCGGCGGCGAATGCCTGGGCAAATCCGCCCGCCGGATCGGTCGATCGTGCGGCTTCAGTGCCAACGTTTGTTCCTGACGAGTTGCTCATAGCGGACAGCCCTGTCTGTGACGCGATTGTAGCGATGGCAACATCGGCTTTCCAGACTGTGAGTTAATTGCATCACCGCCGGGAAAAACCGAAGCGCCGGCTATAATTCCCCGACTCACCTCGTAAGGAATTCGACATGAGCGCCGACGGCGGAACAAAACTTCTGCGGAACATCGTTATCGCCGCGTTTATCGTGGCCGTGGCCATCATCCTTGTCGGCGGGTACTACGCCCGCGACAAGGTCCCGCCGATCCCGCAGCGGGTCGAAGGCCCCGGCGGAACGCTCAGTGACCGCGACGCCATCATGCGCGGGCAGGATGTCTACCAGAGCCACGGGCTCATGGACCACGGCAGCCTCTGGGGGCACGGGACGCTGCGCGGGATGGACTTCTCGGCAGATACGCTGCACCTGATGGGGCAATGGGCCCGCGACTTCCACGCCGGCGGCCAGGCGGTGGCGTACGAGAACCTTCCGCCAGACCGCAAGGCGGCCGTCGACCAGCGGGTCATCGGCGAGATCAAGCACAGCCGCGTCGACAATGGCGTGCTGACGCTGACGCCGGCGCTCGCGTACGCCTTCGAGCAGAACCGCCGCCATTGGGGAGATAAATTCCGCGACGGCGACACGGGCGTGGGCTTCTTGCCCAACACGGTCGCCCAACCGCAGCAGCGGCAGGATATCTCCGACTTCTTCTTCTGGGCCGCCTGGGCCGCCGGCGCCCTGCGCCCGGGCGAGGCGGCCACCTACACCGTCAACTGGCCGTACGACCCGACCGTCGGCAACGTCGCGGCGCCCGAGGCGTTTCTCTGGAGCGTGCTGTCGATCCTGGCCCTGCTGGCGGTCCTGGGCGTCATCGTCTACATCGTACACCGCTACGGGTTCTTCTTCGGCGAGGCCAAGGCCGCCGATATCTCCCAGAGCCTGCTGGAAACGCCCGTCACGCCCAGTCAGCGGGCCACGGCCAAGTTCTTCCTCGTGGCGGTGCTGCTGTTCCTGGTGCAAATCCTCAACGGCGGGCTGCTGGCCAATTACACCGTGCGTCCGGGGCAGTTCTACATCCAGACCATCGGCAAACTTTATCCGTATAGCTGGGCCAAGACCTGGCACGTGCAGTTGGCGATTTTGTGGATCGCCCTGGCCTGGGTGGGCACGGCGATCTACATCGGTCCGTTCATCACCCATAGCGAACCCCGCCGCCAGCGCCTGCTGGTGAACCTGCTCTTCTGGGCCGTCGTCGGCGTCGTCGTCGCCAGCCTCACCGGCGAAGTGTTGAGCATCAAGGGGCTCATGGGCGATTGGTGGTTCTGGCTGGGGCACCAGGGGTGGGAATATCTTGAACTGGGCCGCCTGTGGCAAATCCTCCTGCTGGGCGGCCTGGTGTTCTGGCTGGTCATCGTGTACCGGACGATGATCCCCGCCCTGCGCAATCCCGGGGGCGCCGAGATCGGCAGCACCGTCGCCTCCGATCGCCGCTCGCTGATCGTCTTCTACATCATCAGCGCCGTGCTGATCGTCGTCTTCTTTGCTTTCGGGCTCTTCTACGGGCGCGGCACGCACCTGACCATCGCCGAGTACTGGCGATGGTTCGTGGTGCATATCTGGGTCGAGGGCATCTTCGAGTTCTTCGGCGTGGCCGTCATCTCGCTGTTCCTGGTCTTCATGGGGCTGGTGCAGGCGCGGGCGGCCCTGCGCGTAGCGTATCTGACCGCAACGCTGGTGCTCTTCTACGGCATTCCCGGCGTGGCGCATCATTACTTCTGGGTCGGCGGACCGAGCTACTGGCTGGCCCTGGGCGGGGTGTTCAGCAGCCTTGAACCAGTCCCGCTGATCCTGCTGGTGGTGCGGGCGTGGATGGAGTACCGCGCCATCCGCCGGCAAGGCCGCGAGTTCCCCTACAAGTGGCCGCTCTACTTTCTGGTCGCCAGCAGTATCTGGAACTTTGTCGGGGCGGCGATCTTCGGCTTCATCATGAACCTTCCGATCATCAACTACTACACCCACGCGACGTACCTGACCGCCAACCACGCGCATACCGCCTTGTTCGGCGTGTACGGCATGCTGGCGATCTCGCTGCTGCTGTTCAGTTGGCGCGGGCTGATCG
This Planctomycetaceae bacterium DNA region includes the following protein-coding sequences:
- a CDS encoding carbon starvation CstA family protein; translated protein: MSVLWILVLSGAALLLAGRFYSRFLARMVGENPARPTPATLHADGLDFVPTPTPVVFAHHFASIAGAGPIIGPVLAIVYGWVPALAWVLVGGIFFGAVHDYLATYMSTRTHGESMAGIARRMLGAGPFVAFVLCLIVMLSLVTAIFLNLSASALTSTVEMARLGITETSLFRQVVGAQGQPAIVIGGIASTSVILITAFGPLVGWLYIKRKVRVWKCSLLAIGVCAVSIMAGLYYPVSLSPQVWQLMLAAYVLIAAGVPVWIFLQSRDFINVHILYVGMVVLVAVLAVAAVGGLHLPAGGEVFSAGHARMAAPVEMTREVPPLSISQGEALSGLPMWPMLFITIACGAVSGFHSLCAGGTTCKQLTSETASRQIGYYAMLLESFLAVCVIAVCIIGMDMKPYIADVYPKAGASNPVVVFAMAVGTTAHMALGIPIVAGALAGMVLLEGFLVTTLDTAVRLMRYLIEEIWRAMFGHYDVFALPVGAGERQDWPEGESGPSGAGGIPATPQATGSMPARAPRIAAGALRGFFLILRHYWVNSALAVGLMLLFAMTGGANALWSIFGTANQLLAAMVLSMAALWLLQRKRRTWYAIVPAVLMLITSAAALILLLIRYFKSPWQTFAIGSFKLSVPGNLTLIIANIVLMILALYLFAAGAAAAVRFISANAPPQPAKEPASA
- a CDS encoding cbb3-type cytochrome c oxidase subunit I; its protein translation is MSADGGTKLLRNIVIAAFIVAVAIILVGGYYARDKVPPIPQRVEGPGGTLSDRDAIMRGQDVYQSHGLMDHGSLWGHGTLRGMDFSADTLHLMGQWARDFHAGGQAVAYENLPPDRKAAVDQRVIGEIKHSRVDNGVLTLTPALAYAFEQNRRHWGDKFRDGDTGVGFLPNTVAQPQQRQDISDFFFWAAWAAGALRPGEAATYTVNWPYDPTVGNVAAPEAFLWSVLSILALLAVLGVIVYIVHRYGFFFGEAKAADISQSLLETPVTPSQRATAKFFLVAVLLFLVQILNGGLLANYTVRPGQFYIQTIGKLYPYSWAKTWHVQLAILWIALAWVGTAIYIGPFITHSEPRRQRLLVNLLFWAVVGVVVASLTGEVLSIKGLMGDWWFWLGHQGWEYLELGRLWQILLLGGLVFWLVIVYRTMIPALRNPGGAEIGSTVASDRRSLIVFYIISAVLIVVFFAFGLFYGRGTHLTIAEYWRWFVVHIWVEGIFEFFGVAVISLFLVFMGLVQARAALRVAYLTATLVLFYGIPGVAHHYFWVGGPSYWLALGGVFSSLEPVPLILLVVRAWMEYRAIRRQGREFPYKWPLYFLVASSIWNFVGAAIFGFIMNLPIINYYTHATYLTANHAHTALFGVYGMLAISLLLFSWRGLIDEKHWSDRLLKVSFWGLNGGLFLMFSTSLLPIALMQINEVATNGFHAARSAAFWQLPHVRGLAEWRIVPDMVIIIFGALPLLWFLIKTFPKLRTK
- a CDS encoding glycerophosphodiester phosphodiesterase family protein, with the translated sequence MKADPDIAPAKRSRLKRLIRSFCILVVLAAAAWGGLTIWMRQASPMKDLPAWITQRPIAHRGLHNAAAGAPENSLAAFQRAVDAGYPIETDVHLLTDGRLAVFHDFTLKRMTGDPRDVAVCTSAEIVALRLGGTDQHVPLLEEVLALVNGRVPILIEIKTRSRTDRRLEKALAAALDKYSGPVAVQSFNPYSLKWFAKHRPNIARGQLATDFNSPDTAELDLPWYQKTALRHLLLSGQSRPSFIAYDARALPAWAVNQKRAAGLPVLAWTVRANADKSAAAAYCDNIIFEGWMP
- a CDS encoding HNH endonuclease translates to MDAGTYSALDSNVLVLNRHYAAVHVVSARRAITMLFKNIAEIVSVEDSQYLSYDFDSWRAVSEHRAKYQREHYDWVRCVKFEIAVPRIVRLLFYDRLPKIPVKFTRRNIYARDRNRCQYCGKKFPTTELSLDHIVPRSRGGGASWTNIVCCCVACNSRKGGRLPDEAGMKLITEPIRPKRSPAVTLRLTSMKYASWKQFLDAAYWNVELKD
- a CDS encoding FliM/FliN family flagellar motor switch protein, with protein sequence MSNSSGTNVGTEAARSTDPAGGFAQAFAAAAGKLLAADVRIFFPALSREPAEQFFQSCQGACYALHAGQGAQADAWCDIEPPLALAIACRLLGCDKTETIDQRPLTEVERRLGARAAEAAAQAADDSRQWRASPTTTPGGAADLLTVLRLGVSLGRSSGVLRLAMRNALPVGGDAPAAPAPAGPIELRVTTEDFNVSDETLATLSVGDVLATDLDTDGEVIIRVAGVPKFAGRLGQFKGRRAIVITRKLF